In the genome of Candidatus Cloacimonadota bacterium, the window CTCACCGGCTCCTGAAATAGATTGCAAGATAAAGTCAGCAGACTGGTGTAATTCATCTGCCAGACCATAGCCGGTGCCGAATATTAAAAAAATTGGTTTCTGTTCTTTATTAATCGTTGGATAAGCATCATAACCAATCTGATCTATCCTATCTTTAGCGGTAGTAGTGATGATTATTGGTTCAAATCCTTCCTGATTTTTTATAAACTCCTTAGCTTCAATGAGCGTACTACAAAAATTAATGTTTCCCAAAGCTATCGCTCTGTCTCCTTGGTATTTTTTGCCAATCTCACTATGCCAAAACTTCACAATCTTATTAAACAACTCTCGCTGGCTTATGAGTGGATTGATAACAAGATAGTTCCTTACTCCATATGTCATACAAGTACGGGAAATATCATGAATATCCATATTTGTTATAGATGTTGTAACTATTTCTCTTTGTTTATTATATACCGGATAATGAACCAGTCCAATATAGATATTAGCTTTTGCCATAATATAAATC includes:
- a CDS encoding RNA methyltransferase; the encoded protein is MAKANIYIGLVHYPVYNKQREIVTTSITNMDIHDISRTCMTYGVRNYLVINPLISQRELFNKIVKFWHSEIGKKYQGDRAIALGNINFCSTLIEAKEFIKNQEGFEPIIITTTAKDRIDQIGYDAYPTINKEQKPIFLIFGTGYGLADELHQSADFILQSISGAGEYNHLSVRSAVAIILDRMLPKNKGGKDGFSSSS